The sequence below is a genomic window from Streptomyces sp. NBC_00289.
CGGCGCCTTCATGCACAGCGCCACCGTCACACTCCCCGCACCCAGCGTGGTCCGGCTCAAGCGATTCGTCCGGGTTCCCTATCGGGGGCCCGTTCCTCTGACCCGTCGTGCGCTCTTCGCACGTGACGGGGGCCGGTGCATGTACTGCGGTGGCGTCGCAACCAGCGTCGACCACGTCATCCCGCGCAGCCGCGGGGGCAAACACGTCTGGGACAACGTGGTGGCGTCCTGCCGCCGCTGCAACCACGTGAAGGCCGACCGCCATCTCGTCGAGATCGGCTGGCGGCTGCGTCACAAACCCGCGCCGCCCAACGGCCTGGCCTGGCGCATCATCGGCACCGGCCATCGGGATCCGCGCTGGATGCCGTACTTGCAGCCGTTCGGCGCGGACGACGCCTTGGCCCGGATCGACGGCATCTCCGCCTGAGAATCCGGGCTTTCGCACATCCGGCGACGTCGTGCACGGTGACGCGCCGGAGTGCGGCGTGGTGTGCGGCGGTGCCGCCGGAGTCCCCGCCGGCACCGTGCGTGGTCCCGGACGCCGCCGCCCGGGACCGGCGGCCGCGTGCGGCACCGCCTACCGGCGGTCTCCGCGGCCGCCTGGCCTCGCTGTCGCCCCACCGCGCGGCCGGCACCTTCGTGTGTCCTGCCCCGGGGGTCCCCCCGGCCCCCGGGGCAGGACGGTCGATGGCGGCGCGGGCCGCGTACTACACCTGGCGTAGTTCCGCCGGGTGCACCGAGCGGCGCAGCAGGGGCAGTGAGGTCGCCGCCGCCGACAGACAGGACGCGTACACCGCGAGCGGGACCAGCAGCGCCGCGTACGGCACGCCCGGGTCGGCGTACTCGGTGGTGATCGACGCGTACCAGGTGCCGATCGTCATGCCGCCGACCCCGGCCAGCAGCACCGCCGGCGCGAGCGGCAGCGCGGTCTCCAGGAGCTGCGCCCGGGCCAGGACCCGCCGCGGCACGCCGGCGGCGGTCTGCGCGGCCAGGCCCCGGCGGCGGCCGGCCAGCGACTCGGCGGTGCCGACGGCGAGGCCGGACAGGGTGATCAGCAGGGCGGCGAGGACGGCCGCGCCCGTCAGGTTCAGCCCCGTGGTGTAGAAGGACATGCTCATGCCGAGGTGGCCCGCGCGGTCCATGCCGTGGAGGTCGGCGAGAAGTGTCTGCCGGATGCCCACGAAGCCCGTCCCGCCGACCGTCACCATGAGCACGGCCGCGTGCGTGCGGGCCGCCGCCCACGGGTCGTCGCGCAGCCGCTCCGCCGCGATCAGCGTCGCCGCCGTCCGCGCCCGCCGGGCCGACAGCCGGCCGACGAGCCCCGCCGTGGCCCCGACGAGCCAGACCGAACCCGCGCCGACCGTCAGCAGCAGGCCGGCCACCATCAGGGGCACCTGCCCGTACCCCGGCCGCGTGTTGGGCGAGCCGGCGGAGGTGCCGAAGACGGCGACCCCCGCGACCACCGCGATGAGCAGGACCCCTCCCGCGAACAGCAGCCCCGGCCCGCGTCCCGACTGCGGCCGCACCCGTCGTACGTGGCCCAGCGGCGAGATGACGACCCGGCGCAGCGCCAGCGCGCCCGCCGCCGCGCCCAGCACGGGAACGCCCAGGGCGACGGCCGCGATCCCGGCCCAGGTGACGGCGGTCGCGTGGTCCCACAGGCTCAGCACGCAACCGGCCGCGACGAGGGTGACGAGGGCCGAGCCGAGCAGACAGGCCGGACCGGTCTCCAGCGCGGCGATCCGCCGCACCTGCCCCGGCGTCGCCCCGGCCAGCCGTAGCGCGGCCAGCCGCCGGTCGCGGTGCACCGCGCCGATGCGGGCGCACTGGCCGAGGAAGCCGAGCACCGGAACCAGCAGGAGCAGCAGCGCGACGACCGCTCCGGAGCGCTCGCCGGGCTGGTCCAGCAGACCGTTGCCGACGGGTACGGCGTAGTGGCCCCGCAGGGAGGCCAGCGTGACGGCGGCCAGCGCGAACCCGGTCGCGAGCGCCGCGCCCGTCGCGGTGAGCGAGATCCGCCACCACTCACGGCGGTCGGAGCCGCGGGTGAGCTGCCAGGCCAGGCGCAGATCGGAGCGGAGGCTCGTCACGCGGTCACCTCCAGCGGGGTCACGGTGCCGTCGGCGATGCGCACCTCGCGGTCCGCGTACGCGGCCACCTGGGCGTCGTGCGTGATCAGAAGGAGGGCGGCGCCGGTCTCGCGGGCCGTGTGCACCAGGGCCGTCATCACCTGTTCGCTCGCCAGTGAGTCCAGCGCCCCGGTCGGCTCGTCCGCGAACACCACCTTCGGGCCGGTGACCAGGGCCCGGGCCAGGGAGGCCCGCTGGGCCTGGCCACCGCTCAGCTCCCCGGGCCGCAGTTCGGACTGTCCGCGCACCCCGAACCGCTCCAGCCATTCACCGGCCCGGGCGTGGGCCTCGGCCCGTGAGGTGCCGGCGAGCATCAGCGGCAGGGCCACGTTGTCGAGGGCGGTCA
It includes:
- a CDS encoding HNH endonuclease; the encoded protein is MPHVLVLNASYEPLGVVPLRRALVLVLENKAVSLEESGAFMHSATVTLPAPSVVRLKRFVRVPYRGPVPLTRRALFARDGGRCMYCGGVATSVDHVIPRSRGGKHVWDNVVASCRRCNHVKADRHLVEIGWRLRHKPAPPNGLAWRIIGTGHRDPRWMPYLQPFGADDALARIDGISA
- a CDS encoding FtsX-like permease family protein, with the protein product MTSLRSDLRLAWQLTRGSDRREWWRISLTATGAALATGFALAAVTLASLRGHYAVPVGNGLLDQPGERSGAVVALLLLLVPVLGFLGQCARIGAVHRDRRLAALRLAGATPGQVRRIAALETGPACLLGSALVTLVAAGCVLSLWDHATAVTWAGIAAVALGVPVLGAAAGALALRRVVISPLGHVRRVRPQSGRGPGLLFAGGVLLIAVVAGVAVFGTSAGSPNTRPGYGQVPLMVAGLLLTVGAGSVWLVGATAGLVGRLSARRARTAATLIAAERLRDDPWAAARTHAAVLMVTVGGTGFVGIRQTLLADLHGMDRAGHLGMSMSFYTTGLNLTGAAVLAALLITLSGLAVGTAESLAGRRRGLAAQTAAGVPRRVLARAQLLETALPLAPAVLLAGVGGMTIGTWYASITTEYADPGVPYAALLVPLAVYASCLSAAATSLPLLRRSVHPAELRQV
- a CDS encoding ABC transporter ATP-binding protein — encoded protein: MSNGENAIPVLAAHDLVKTHGRTQALRGASVELRAGEILTVTGPSGSGKSTLLHCLAGIVRPDAGSVTYDGRRLDRLPENRLSELRRTDFGVVFQFGQLIPELTALDNVALPLMLAGTSRAEAHARAGEWLERFGVRGQSELRPGELSGGQAQRASLARALVTGPKVVFADEPTGALDSLASEQVMTALVHTARETGAALLLITHDAQVAAYADREVRIADGTVTPLEVTA